DNA from Cataglyphis hispanica isolate Lineage 1 chromosome 6, ULB_Chis1_1.0, whole genome shotgun sequence:
cttatcaagtgaaagttataattaaagtagaagaaaatcgaaatgtcaactgacattgtgtcaaccactatgtttggaatactgagatcaacagttgatctcagtattccaaacatagtggttgacacaatgtcagtttgacatttcgatctttctctttctactttttaattataactttcacttgataaggaccaaaaccatatggtcgaaacgtcgtgatataataatcaaacaataaattgccagtttggtcgtataaacacttgtttattaatttatttactggcgacatttttaaaattaaacataataaaaaaaaatttgtatatcgttaagagatataaataccTCACAGTATTTTCCGATGTGACATCTCTGACCTGTTTAATTTCCCAGAGTAATTTTTTCGTAACATCGACCACCTTCTTCTTTGTGATCTTCTTGATGGCCACCCTCTCGCCCTTATATATTCCAATAGTGGTGAAAACTCTCGCGGGCGGCAAAGATTCGCAACTGATCAGCGATCCGCGACGTATTTTTTGTTCCAATCCaaaattctacaaatttaattgtaagtcTATTGTTGGACACGTTTTATctacacatttataatttatttacttacattTGCATCGGACATTGCTTGGtgcagatttatttttgacgAAAATTGTTTCCCAACTTCGAGAAGTAATTCCTCAGGTCTTACACGCCAAGACATGTTATTTAAATCGGCGGACAATCGCAAATGCCTAAGAAAAGAATCTtgtcttttatttcaattaatatttttataattttttccatatatatttaaataaatatttaatattaataatctctatttatatattgttatttctcgaaaaaagGGTTCGAGTTTTCAATACGgatgcatattattttatttttattaattttattttccagatACATTTGTGCTAAATTTATATCGAGTTTAGAATATAGAAAACTACATGTTGCGTCTACCTGTATAAAAGACATGCGGCTGTGATTGCAACGAGTAGAAATACGGCGAGCGCTATGCTTGTATAAGCTACAAAAGTATAAGCTTCTGTTCTCGATGTGCAAGTCGGATCATTTCCTAAAAAGCCGCACTCTGGAATATCTGGCGGAGGTCCTTCTCTTCCTCCCGGCCAATGGATTTTCTTACCAGACATAGAATTATATTCTCGATTTAATCCTGAATAATGAGCGACTACTTCAAACCTGTAAGatttatgtcaattttttttcttaactttctttctctgataatttacataatattttattaaaacattatgttATATGATAGTGTACTTTAAATTGGCTTTTAATTGGTCTGTTTTATATTGacgattttatattgaagagcctttttacaaaaaggctcttctttcttaatatataaaaatttctcaatatctttatttaatttcaaacaaaaaatcttaaagtattaaatgcttcaattataaatttgcaatttgcgACATATATCCTTGTTTATGCGATGATAAAGCCGCGCCAAGAGgattgtctgaattttcaatgACCTTCCGGTAATGGGATCTAAATCAAGGATGCTGTAATCCGCATCACGATCCCCATTGTCGTCTATCCTGACATGGCCCGTAATACCAATGAAGTCTCGATCCCACATTCTCCTTGTTATAGATATGCCATCCCTGATATCGCCACCCTCGGCCAAGGTCTCATTCAGTGCAATTCCTAACAAGTAAACACCATCGTAAAAAGCCCCGACGAAGAAATTCACCTGCGGGAAAAACggtaaatttatttcgcatcacatatatttcagattcttatttaaaagaaaatcacaatttttagATCTATCATGATTTACTAATGGACGTGACCGGAttcaactataaatattattacaattgacTCACTTCTTCGCCTTCCGAAAATGTGTAATTGTAATCCGACTGCGCGCGTTGCCTTACATTATCGGCGAATCCCTGAAATCGCGGACTAGTCGGCTGAAGAAGAGAGACCCTCAGTAGAGCTTCATAAGCCTTTCTGGCAGCGGCGTCGTCCTCGTCTCCAACCTCCCAGTCGTGATCGCCCCAGTAAGAGcccttaaaattatttgttactttaatatcaataacaaaGTGTTTACCGTCACGATTATATTGGAgtgacaattttttcttatcttatttcGTTCTATAATGCCTTACATGAAATATCTCGACATCAAGAAAAGCCCACTCCCCTCGTGTCATTTCCAACTCGTGGGCGGCCAGCATAAATTTCCTGACCAGTGTTCCGCGGACGCTGAGTATCACAACTAGAaaattgtcattaatattaaacgtttCTTGcgataacttttatttcatagaGAAACATAGAATATCTTAAAACttactttgattttataacgagatttatattcatttatttacaattatatttataattatactttgaaATGTCAGAgaagattataaattctagCTTGCAAGACATCCTGTAAATGTAAGACAACCGGGATTGCACTCACTTCTGGCGTACATGCTTGCATCGCGAAGGTAAAGATGATACGACTCATCCTCGGAATTTCCGTCCAAATCCCTCACAAACTTCAAGAGTCCCTCTTTACGTAGACCGTACTCCAAATTCTTTCCTACTGTCAACGAGAACAAGTCCGATCTGTCCAATATCAACGCGACATGAGACCATCCGAACTCTTTGAACACGCTAGAGAAGACGAGCCGCAATCGACACTGGCAGTACGACATTCTCGTTAAAGTGGGATACTTGCTTTTGTCTTTGAAAATTCCCTTCAAGAAAAAggtgagaaatatattataggaaATGAAATATGTTTGTTTGTGAAAAAGTCACAAAGATAAGTCTAATATCTAAATTGTAAGCTATTCTtcgtcaaaataaaatatgtcaaagaCTCatgtcaatataatttatgataatacgttacatatgtataaatggattataatagtaattatcaCGAGAGAAAAATGTGGTACACGAAGAGAACACGTCGTTGTCATAATTCCGAGCTTAACGAGTTTTCACGGGAAGGGGTAACATTATATACGAGTgtgtttatttctttcaagCGAAAGAGTAATAATTTCTTAGACTATATCCTTTGTTGTCGTAATTAGCGCATAGCTagtgaaaatattaagaagaCGCCATGttaaaaagggaaagagagagagagagagagagagaaattgtcGAATAATATACATCAACTATCATAAATGCTCAACATGCTGGCGATCttacaaaaattagaaaaacaaaaagattctATATAAGGCGATTCTCTCGCAGCTCCTTACCGACGTTTCATTCTTCCACCTGTGGATCCTTCCAAGGATACCAGATGTGACTGACAGTTCGCCTTCCGAGGGAGGCTTGGGATTCGCAAGAAAGCGATAATtacgttttaaataatttgatattaacatCGACAACATGgcgatttatttcaatttcaaaagatatggagcaaaattaaaacggaatattaaGATGAAAAGTtgccaaataaaattaattcagaacTCGacgctataataaaattataatcatactGCGCAATAATATcctttaataatgattttcaaaGGATCGCATTGCATTTTCCTTCaccgagagaaaaagagagagaaattgatattacattaatgtaCTGGGAATACAGGATGGGCCAAAACGttccggccagactttgagatttatagaaaatttaattttgaatacacGAACCCattgtctatatatattttttatattaatattaataaaattaatatttataaagatagaaGGCAGTTTCTAATGactcatcctgtatatatatatatatatatatatatatatatatatatatatattcataatgcaaataaaagttTACGGAAAGTTAATCGTGCGAATCGAGCGCGACGAAATGTACATAGAGGCAATAATCAGATGCAATATTTATGTGCGTATAATTGCGAGAACCAATTCGACCTACTTGATCACCCATGCCCGTGATAATTGGAGTATTCCAATAAGCTGCGAGTCGTGCCACCGGTTCTAAGGCGAACGCACAAGCCGGCCCGATGAACGCTATTACATTGTCCCGGAAGTGCATGTCCGCGGCCAAACCGGGTGCAGTTGCTCCGCTACACGATGGATAACTGCagagaatttcattttttttaatcgtatttattttttgagtttGCGACTTGCAAAAATCGAGTctcaaaattagaaattgccaaaaatgcaaaatgtattatacatataataacaaagGGAGTGCCTATTCTATTgcaaaaacatggaaaatctaaaattctCGATgatctctatttatatattcaatgtcttaacaaaatattgaataattaaatattgacacTATTGTATCGTGTaccaataataattgcaattatgaAAAAAGCGTTGCCAcgtattaatatgaaaatatatattcatattgtgTACATACGATTAATATCAATCTAATCTAAAAACAAACCCGAGCCGCATGATGGattgtatgtatatcaaaGTGCAAACATATAACGCGATCAGATTACTGGGGGTGGACAGCGAGAAAACACGAAATGTATGATCTCCTCTCGTGTGCAGTTGCATGTGACGCACGTACATCGCGTCCTTGAGGAATTGCGAAATTTGCATGCGTTTTGTGGCAAATATCCCGCGCTTTACGAGCAATTAGCGACGAATAGCAACGATGATCATGCGGTGCATTCGGTGAGATGCGTAGAGATACGTTGCGCGGGCAACAGCTCGAAATGATGGCGTATTAATTGTACAGAGATGAATGGCCAATGATTGGATTTCCTGTCGGTCTGTCCTAATGAAAATGTCGAAAACATTATACGGTGCGTAGAGTTGCGTTTTacggggaaaaaaagaaacatcgtTTTTTGCTGtgtttttttcacaaattatttattattttgtttttataattaataatattattattatttttcataaattatttactgaCAGTACTTGTACTTATATACTGACAAGATTGTTTGAACCGCgatttgtgataaaaacaaGTATAATGTGCgacattttatgttatatattttatatatttaatcgtgtgatacaaaaatacagaatgttaaaattatcgataaattattagaactgacattttttcattgaggattatttttttttcaattaaaaattactatcgtgcaaaattaaatgaatcgtatgtatattattttaattttgctgccATCATATCAAAATAACATAGCAATCCCCAACAGATGATATTACAATATGTAGCACGCATACACGTAGGCGTGGCAGTTACATATAGAATGTATGCATATGAATATTtcagatatgtatatacgatgtatcatacacacacaatatgtatatatatatatatatatatatatatatatatatatatatatatataatgaatgagATTAATAGCGCGAGAtatcataatatcataaataattttttttacttattattcgTCATTTTCCTTCCTCGCCAAATACCatacaatttacaattaaacgaCGAGAGCATCTTTCCATGCAAACGCCTGTTCAATTGTATCAATGTAATGATGCAAAAGAGATGCACATaagcaacaaaataaaatgtttcaaacaaGAAATTTATGGACATTGGAGGAAATATCACGAtgcaaaaatctatatttaacaatatttatcatgtattatatattccagttatttacatttactttatattcgattaaacgtcgtttcaatatttctataacaAACGTTTCCGCCGGAgtctttaatcatttttttctcttcccaaTAGTaaacaatcaaaaataaaaaattgcatacttGAACCAAATGAAAATGACAGAAGCACGCATTACGAATCGCTGGTCCATTAAAAGGATGGACGTTTCGTGAGAGAAAATTACGGAAGAGCGAGCTCTtttgtgcatttttttaattcgaatgcatgttttttattttattgtaacgaTCAAACAACGCGATTGTTAAATTGCTTTCAGTGGCCAGATGTAGTATTAGTTTCCGTTGTTGTGGCTTTgcgattgattgattgatatAGCGTATAAAATGATGAACGAGCCTTTTTTCTAGTTCACAACAGTAATATGAgttacttatattaatatacctTCCCTGTACTTTGCGCAGCTGCACATTGTGAACACTCAGGAAATCGTTCACTTCTGCCAAAGCCAGATCGACTGCTGGACCACATCGCTCAAGATCAAACGGGCTGTCGAGATGGGACGCCATAAGGACGCCCACATTGTATACCCGTAGAGAATTTCCGTAATCCACTGCGTGCAGTCAAGAAGGATCAAAGATGTGAGTCCTTCGTATGCGCACGTTGATGAATATTTgaatagttaattaaaaaataacattggcTCTGACTGAATTGAATTTCATAACAAACGCTTTAcgcttgttatatataataaacataaatatattcatcttcatatttaagaaatatttttaccttCAAATTTCTTTAGTTTATCTTAAAAGAGCGTTAAAGTGTGAGTGAGAAATCtcttaaatatacttttaagaataataatctggaaaataagatattgtaatatctcgaaagaattttataaacagaCAGTGTAGTTGAATAAACTGTCGAATGATATAAGCTGAAAAGCGTGTAATTTAagctcgatttttttttgcgaatttgAACGATGTCAGCGTGTTAATTTTGCGCGATTACATTTAAGCGAGCGAAAGATATGTCAGTGACGTATCGCTATTATTCGTTGAAAAAATCACATTCGTTTTATTCATACGCGATTACACAGGACATCGAAAGGGAAAGAGGATGTTGAATACTGAACTAGATGCCATGCATATCCAATGAGCTTATTCATCAttgagatagaaaaaaaattcaaaaaaagaaaatacataaatcaatcaatataaAGGTCGAACAAAATATGCTTGACAATCGCAACCGCAAATcatatcaaaattgttttcgctatctatattaaatatagtgcgctttaataaatatttgatataaaaaagatcttttcAGGATATAGAATAAGgtacattttattgaaataatagaaaatggcaaataattgtttatagaCTTAAAAACGTGCATCTCgagtacattaaaaaaaaaaataattttctttaaaagaattatccaTTTCTCTTATATGCGCAccaattatgttataatatattaaaacgctgtcttctaaaacaaaaaacaaaaaatgcttaataaaatacaaaatatatttaaataaaacatacacTTGGGATTCttgatgttaaataaaattaagattgcgGATTTTTCTGGGACACTCAGCGACAAGATGCGCATCCTGTCACGATATTTCGACGAAATATGTATCTCGCGAATGAACAAACATCTTACCACGCGACACACTCGCGAGCCACGACACTTGCGAAGCAACGACAATCGACAGTACGAGCAATCTCGTTTTCGCGAACATAATGGTCAGGGGGACCGGATCCTGTCGAACTTGGAGGGAAAAATCTACAGGTGGTAGAGACGggttaaaaaaggaaaagaaacgagacgcacacacacgcacgtcGGACCGCCCGCTGAGCGACGTCTAAAGTTTCGCGGGGAAGGATTCAGCCTTATATAGGGGTTGACACCGAGTCCCACGGAGTTGTGGCAACGCGCAATTCAATGCGCTCCCCGGAAATACACGAAATACCTGCgggaaaaaaaacagaaaaatattgcatgtattatatatgtcgcTCATCGTAGCATCCGCGAATTGCGAggtctaaataaatttacaagagTCCTAAACAACTTATTTCGATGTCTCGTATTGACAGCGATTTCGTAGACGAAGATCCGcgaacatttcttttgcgatAAACGAAGATCGAAATCTCATccttttaatctaaaattcttttcaatttcttagATTCGTTATCCGATATCGTGTCAAAAAGGATCAATGCACGAATCAATTGTCGCGAATAAACACGCGGAATCTGAGCAACCGCTCACATTTCAGTCTTCGATAATGACACATCGTACGTACGTGACATACAGAGTATATAGAGAatcatcatttttcatttatcgatTCTTTGATCCGATTTTTCTTCAGCGTAACCTGATATAGTCAGTCTAATATAAGATAAGGAATAATAGAAATTCGAAAGATATATACGTAACACGCGTGCTTAGGAAATCAGAGACACAAACTTGCGTCGAAAGTGCATCGATTCGAGATAGAGCGCGAGTCTGGGTGAACCTTTCAACAGAATGAAGTGCATTATAGCGTGCCAAGTGAAATCCCTGAGGGATGTTTAGGATATAAAGCGATGATCCCTACAGCAATGACCAGATAAAAAAAGTAGTAACCGGATTGATTTAAGGACGTATAAATGACTTTCATCTCTTTccgatatcgaaaaaaattaaagttgcatataattatatagaatataaaattatattgtatatttttcttatatcttaGATAAAgtgttacatataattttataacgcaATAGTCTTACTATTCTTTTTATGTCGTAGTTTAGTAAAAGTGACTATATGTGTTTTAACCatagacatataaatatacatataattatagactGCGCACTTACCTTTGACTGTAAAGGATTCatgcatcaaaattaaaaagaaaatgataacgTTTCTCAGGATAGTGTATTTATctcatctttttaattaaagaatttttcaagtctcgaaattttttgatagccATAatcatttgatattaatatatgtgatattaaaatatacatattattatgacacataataaatgaaaatgtatctatgcgtatataaatgtttatttattattatatatgcatatacaaatattgacAGCTCATTCAAAATACGCAGACTCGTGTGAGTAGCGTGCCTCCGTGACCGGCCAATGAACGACAAGGTCGCACAGAGGCAACCAATCGGGGGCATTATTTGTTACGAGCTTgctcgatttatatatatggctATGTTTATAGTGAATCGCGTGACATATGTCATTCTTATGCGAACGTCTGATGCGAATACGTCACGATCTTTTGAGACCGCTcgcttgcaaaataatttgtaaatatttgatttctaCGACGAATATAGAGGTGATTTTATCGAACAAAATAAGGTGTGGTAAACAATCGtagtatttataattgcgatcagttatttcatgaaaaatattatatatagctaATGCTTGTTGTTTTAAAAGTACGCAACACACAGTTTTGTTATATCTCAGTACACATAATCCTCTTTACAAGTGTGTTTTGGCggttattaaagtatataataattattatggcaATAATTACTATTTCTTAAACAGCATATTTTCTAATCATAAgctaaaaaaactttttgtgGGTCAAAGacgatcttttttataaatgtaaaaaaaaataagtttaatatatatgtgtttaatatatattaagtttaatatatataagtttaatatatacatatatattttattttttacatttaaattaaatattacaggcaataaaacattttctaagctataaaaaaaaaatctatgatgCTAATCTACTGCTAAGGAGTATTTCTCTATTAACAAGTGATATATCTTTGTGgtacgtaataataaaataataataaaattatgtttgtatatattattgaaatgatGTTTGCAATTCGCAATACACGTGACATCAAACGCACGTGTcttaatatttacatgtttACATTTTGCGTTAAAAACAAACGGCATAAATAAACATGTTACGAATGATTAACCTTCTTCTAATTCAATGAATTAGAAGACATTTATTGGCATCGCTTTTTCTATCCCTCcctctttttttgtaaaatttcaacTCTGTGTCCCGGTTGGCTCACCAGTGTCGTACGATCTTATTTTGCAGGAAGCAAGCCAGCTACGTCGAGACGATGACGCATCATGttacttttgtatatataagaatcgAGACGTTTCGGAGCTCACGCTTAGTATCAACCTATCAACGATAGTTCGAGAAGGTCGGTTCTTCCTGAAACTTTTATCAGTGTTTCATCGATTACAGTCAAGTCGATTCGACAAATCGAActttaatttcgataatttgaAAGAGAATTGGTTCGTATCTTACGCGACACGTAATTTGGATATTtctgaaagatattaaaaattgtacaagaGATATTTTCTGTGATAAAATGTCTTTTAGCAGATATACGACGCATCGCCGAAAGTGTATTTTGTTAACTAGGTGAgtgaaattaaagaatataaattaatagcatagataaaaaattatttattatagaaatgaggctacatatatcatatcgaattttcaattaaataaatttgtcaatgaataaacaatgaatttttaattagacttGCCACTGTTCCGAGAACAATTTAAGTCATCTTAAGTCGCACGTGCTATAAagactaaattatttattgcgcgTGTGTCATCGCGTAAAGCCAACTACAATTGCATCATTTTGTCAATGCAACTTCTGCAGAgatgatattattatcgacTTAAATACTATTACTACGAGAATTGTTTATATCATCATGATATCGatcttatcaaaatattgataaaataattgaattagtaGTAATCTGCTGCACAATCTTataaatacagatatataatatacatgcgATTAAACGTCAGACTGATTGTCAGATTCAGTTAGGTTTCTCAATGAAAAGAAGCGACATCGTATTCGACACTTCATCGATCAGCTGACATTGACAGATTAGGTTAAGTTGGCAAGTATAGAAAATATGGCATCGTACTAATCGGTGATGCATatgtaattcat
Protein-coding regions in this window:
- the LOC126850178 gene encoding atrial natriuretic peptide receptor 1 isoform X2, giving the protein MFAKTRLLVLSIVVASQVSWLASVSRVDYGNSLRVYNVGVLMASHLDSPFDLERCGPAVDLALAEVNDFLSVHNVQLRKVQGSYPSCSGATAPGLAADMHFRDNVIAFIGPACAFALEPVARLAAYWNTPIITGMGDQPPSEGELSVTSGILGRIHRWKNETSGIFKDKSKYPTLTRMSYCQCRLRLVFSSVFKEFGWSHVALILDRSDLFSLTVGKNLEYGLRKEGLLKFVRDLDGNSEDESYHLYLRDASMYARIVILSVRGTLVRKFMLAAHELEMTRGEWAFLDVEIFHGSYWGDHDWEVGDEDDAAARKAYEALLRVSLLQPTSPRFQGFADNVRQRAQSDYNYTFSEGEEVNFFVGAFYDGVYLLGIALNETLAEGGDIRDGISITRRMWDRDFIGITGHVRIDDNGDRDADYSILDLDPITGRFEVVAHYSGLNREYNSMSGKKIHWPGGREGPPPDIPECGFLGNDPTCTSRTEAYTFVAYTSIALAVFLLVAITAACLLYRHLRLSADLNNMSWRVRPEELLLEVGKQFSSKINLHQAMSDANNFGLEQKIRRGSLISCESLPPARVFTTIGIYKGERVAIKKITKKKVVDVTKKLLWEIKQVRDVTSENTVRFIGACLCSPSPTVLILTEYCPRGSLKDVLENEAIKLDWNFRMSLIHDIVKGMSYLHASEVSAHGKLRSCNCLIDGRFVLKISDFGLKTLTTPSDLIMDETYYTKLLWIAPELLPLTITPGSAATQKGDVYSFAIILEEIVVRGGPYEVARTFMTAQEIVSRVSASENPPLRPEVAPKDCPPDILSLMERCWHEVPDERPSFHTIRGTIRGIMKGYCENLMDDLLRRMEQYANNLEALVEEKTEQLSLEKRRSEELLYQVLPRQVADQLMAGEIVQPEQFECVTIYFSDIVGFTALCAQSMPMEVVDFLNDLYSTFDNIIGFYDVYKVETIGDAYMVASGLPERNGDEHAREIGLMALAILDAVKSFTIMHKQNTQLSVRIGVHSGPVCAGVVGQRMPHYCLFGDTVNTASRMESSGLPLRIHVSEATKNILDKFKTFDLELRGEVELKGKGRVISYWLTGCSEPNSRLAVPKYRRLSSTQPENNLNPLIFPPNNTNGPKASNNTFINLTEL
- the LOC126850178 gene encoding atrial natriuretic peptide receptor 1 isoform X1; the protein is MASHLDSPFDLERCGPAVDLALAEVNDFLSVHNVQLRKVQGSYPSCSGATAPGLAADMHFRDNVIAFIGPACAFALEPVARLAAYWNTPIITGMGDQPPSEGELSVTSGILGRIHRWKNETSGIFKDKSKYPTLTRMSYCQCRLRLVFSSVFKEFGWSHVALILDRSDLFSLTVGKNLEYGLRKEGLLKFVRDLDGNSEDESYHLYLRDASMYARIVILSVRGTLVRKFMLAAHELEMTRGEWAFLDVEIFHGSYWGDHDWEVGDEDDAAARKAYEALLRVSLLQPTSPRFQGFADNVRQRAQSDYNYTFSEGEEVNFFVGAFYDGVYLLGIALNETLAEGGDIRDGISITRRMWDRDFIGITGHVRIDDNGDRDADYSILDLDPITGRFEVVAHYSGLNREYNSMSGKKIHWPGGREGPPPDIPECGFLGNDPTCTSRTEAYTFVAYTSIALAVFLLVAITAACLLYRHLRLSADLNNMSWRVRPEELLLEVGKQFSSKINLHQAMSDANNFGLEQKIRRGSLISCESLPPARVFTTIGIYKGERVAIKKITKKKVVDVTKKLLWEIKQVRDVTSENTVRFIGACLCSPSPTVLILTEYCPRGSLKDVLENEAIKLDWNFRMSLIHDIVKGMSYLHASEVSAHGKLRSCNCLIDGRFVLKISDFGLKTLTTPSDLIMDETYYTKLLWIAPELLPLTITPGSAATQKGDVYSFAIILEEIVVRGGPYEVARTFMTAQEIVSRVSASENPPLRPEVAPKDCPPDILSLMERCWHEVPDERPSFHTIRGTIRGIMKGYCENLMDDLLRRMEQYANNLEALVEEKTEQLSLEKRRSEELLYQVLPRQVADQLMAGEIVQPEQFECVTIYFSDIVGFTALCAQSMPMEVVDFLNDLYSTFDNIIGFYDVYKVETIGDAYMVASGLPERNGDEHAREIGLMALAILDAVKSFTIMHKQNTQLSVRIGVHSGPVCAGVVGQRMPHYCLFGDTVNTASRMESSGLPLRIHVSEATKNILDKFKTFDLELRGEVELKGKGRVISYWLTGCSEPNSRLAVPKYRRLSSTQPENNLNPLIFPPNNTNGPKASNNTFINLTEL